In Actinoplanes derwentensis, the following proteins share a genomic window:
- a CDS encoding VOC family protein, translating into MSEESGRWSRSDWWGVVLDAPDPGVLARFYAELRGWTIWREVPGNVVLDAGEGVAYLTVQHNPDYVRPVWPGEPGRQQMMLHLDFEVPDLAVAVARAVELGAELTESQPQENVRVLLDPAGHPFCLYTS; encoded by the coding sequence ATGTCGGAGGAGAGTGGGCGTTGGTCACGGTCGGACTGGTGGGGTGTTGTGCTGGATGCGCCGGATCCTGGGGTTTTGGCGCGGTTCTATGCGGAGCTTCGTGGGTGGACGATCTGGCGGGAAGTGCCGGGCAATGTGGTTCTCGACGCCGGTGAGGGGGTGGCCTATCTGACCGTGCAGCACAATCCGGACTATGTGCGGCCGGTCTGGCCGGGTGAGCCTGGGCGGCAGCAGATGATGCTTCACCTGGACTTCGAGGTTCCGGATCTGGCGGTGGCTGTGGCCCGGGCCGTTGAACTCGGTGCGGAGCTGACTGAGTCGCAGCCGCAGGAGAACGTTCGGGTTCTGCTCGATCCCGCGGGTCATCCGTTCTGCCTGTACACCTCCTGA
- a CDS encoding tRNA(His) guanylyltransferase Thg1 family protein: MDVDVLGNAQREREWFHSLTVPPGLWTVLRLDGRGFSRLTASHYEKPFDRRFADVMADTSRLLFEEFGARYAYTVSDEISLLLEPGFRLFGRVVEKLVSVSAGMASAGFTGGSGVMGHFDSRVWTGGSIAEVVEYFSWRQADAARSALHGWCYWTLRQEGLSGKQATGALAGRSTADKNELLFQHGVNFNEVPDWQRRGVGIWREDGGVRVEWELPMRAEYRDLVVRASGWQGETTINR, from the coding sequence ATGGATGTCGATGTCTTGGGGAACGCGCAGCGGGAGCGGGAATGGTTTCATTCGCTGACCGTTCCGCCGGGGCTCTGGACCGTGTTGCGTCTGGACGGGCGGGGGTTCTCCCGGCTCACTGCGTCGCACTATGAGAAGCCGTTCGACCGGCGGTTCGCTGATGTCATGGCGGATACTTCCCGGCTGCTTTTTGAGGAGTTCGGGGCTCGGTACGCGTACACGGTCAGTGATGAGATCTCCTTGCTCCTTGAACCTGGGTTTCGGCTTTTTGGGCGGGTCGTCGAGAAACTTGTCTCGGTTTCTGCGGGGATGGCCAGTGCTGGGTTCACCGGCGGGTCCGGGGTCATGGGGCACTTCGACTCGCGGGTCTGGACGGGGGGCTCGATCGCGGAGGTCGTCGAATATTTCTCCTGGCGGCAAGCTGACGCGGCGCGGTCGGCTTTGCATGGCTGGTGCTATTGGACGCTGCGGCAGGAAGGGCTGTCCGGTAAGCAGGCGACCGGGGCTCTGGCGGGGCGGAGTACGGCCGATAAGAACGAGCTGCTGTTTCAGCACGGGGTCAACTTCAACGAGGTTCCGGACTGGCAGCGCCGCGGCGTGGGGATCTGGCGGGAGGACGGCGGGGTGCGGGTGGAATGGGAGTTGCCGATGCGGGCTGAGTACCGGGATCTTGTTGTGCGGGCGAGTGGCTGGCAGGGTGAAACTACGATCAACCGGTGA
- a CDS encoding PH domain-containing protein, which produces MIDFSSPSVFKLTQVDPGSVYSQVAPLLINGEQLVAAFKTARDFVAFTNKRLIAANVQGMTGKKVDFTSLPYNKIQAFSIETAGNFDRDAELELWFSGLGKVRLEFKASADIRQLGQIIGTYVL; this is translated from the coding sequence GTGATTGATTTTTCGAGTCCTTCGGTTTTCAAGCTCACGCAGGTCGACCCGGGGTCGGTGTATTCGCAGGTGGCACCGCTGCTGATCAACGGGGAGCAGTTGGTGGCGGCGTTCAAGACGGCGCGGGATTTCGTGGCGTTCACGAACAAGCGGCTGATCGCGGCGAACGTGCAGGGTATGACCGGTAAGAAGGTGGACTTCACGTCCCTGCCGTACAACAAGATTCAAGCCTTCTCGATCGAGACGGCCGGTAACTTCGATCGGGATGCCGAGCTGGAACTGTGGTTCAGCGGGCTGGGGAAGGTGCGGCTGGAGTTCAAGGCCAGTGCTGACATCCGTCAGCTCGGCCAGATCATCGGCACGTACGTCCTGTAA
- a CDS encoding aspartate/glutamate racemase family protein, translated as MRLIGLLGGMSWQSTAEYYRILNELVRDRLGGLHSARCVLYSVDFAGVEALQAAGRWDEAGALLGEAAKGLEAAGADFVVLCTNTMHKVAGDIESAVGIPLLHLGDATAEAVKRHDIGTVGLLGTRFTMAEEFYRGRMAEHGLTVLVPDAEDQRIVNDVIYGELCLGVVRPESRTAYRRIIQRLIDDGAEGIVFGCTEIELLVDQSDSGVPVFPTTRLHCEAAVEAAFKP; from the coding sequence ATGCGTCTGATCGGGCTTCTCGGCGGCATGAGCTGGCAGTCGACCGCTGAGTACTACCGCATTCTCAACGAACTGGTCCGGGACCGGCTGGGTGGTCTGCATTCGGCGCGCTGCGTGCTGTATTCGGTGGATTTCGCGGGTGTCGAGGCGTTGCAGGCCGCCGGGCGGTGGGATGAGGCGGGCGCGCTGCTGGGTGAGGCGGCGAAAGGGCTGGAGGCGGCCGGCGCCGATTTTGTGGTCCTCTGCACCAACACGATGCACAAGGTGGCCGGGGACATCGAGAGCGCGGTCGGGATTCCGCTGCTGCATCTGGGGGACGCCACCGCAGAGGCGGTCAAACGTCACGACATCGGGACCGTCGGTCTGCTCGGCACCCGGTTCACCATGGCGGAGGAGTTCTATCGGGGCCGGATGGCCGAGCACGGTCTGACGGTGCTCGTTCCGGATGCCGAGGATCAGCGGATCGTCAACGATGTCATCTACGGCGAACTGTGCCTGGGTGTGGTGCGGCCGGAGTCGCGGACGGCTTATCGCCGGATCATTCAGCGGCTGATCGACGACGGCGCCGAGGGGATCGTTTTCGGTTGCACCGAGATCGAGCTCCTGGTCGATCAGAGTGACAGCGGTGTGCCGGTCTTCCCGACGACGCGGCTGCATTGTGAGGCTGCGGTGGAAGCGGCGTTC